One window of Oncorhynchus masou masou isolate Uvic2021 chromosome 33, UVic_Omas_1.1, whole genome shotgun sequence genomic DNA carries:
- the tcf15 gene encoding transcription factor 15 → MMAFAMLRPIATHLISYPDLSMMSEDEENRSESDGSSDQSYGCCAAADKRRRISLKSGGSSVVIVKQRNAANARERDRTQSVNTAFTALRTLIPTEPVDRKLSKIETLRLASSYISHLANTLLLRDGNGDGQPCLGAVYAQGESRGKQPRTICTFCLSNQRKGIKDSKDCLKMRGVDSLRVNRR, encoded by the exons ATGATGGCCTTTGCCATGCTGCGGCCAATTGCGACTCATCTGATCAGCTACCCGGACCTGAGTATGATGTCCGAGGACGAGGAGAACCGCAGCGAGAGCGACGGCAGCTCGGATCAGAGCTATGGATGCTGTGCAGCCGCGGACAAACGGCGGAGGATTTCTCTAAAGTCGGGAGGGAGCAGTGTTGTCATTGTGAAACAGCGGAACGCAGCCAATGCCAGGGAGCGCGACCGAACCCAAAGTGTCAACACTGCATTTACTGCACTTCGGACTCTAATACCCACTGAGCCAGTGGACAGAAAGCTCTCCAAGATTGAGACGCTTCGCCTCGCATCAAGCTACATCTCCCACCTCGCCAACACCCTGCTGCTCCGTGACGGGAATGGAGATGGACAACCTTGTCTTGGCGCGGTTTACGCgcaaggagagagcagaggaaagcaGCCTCGCACCATCTGCACCTTCTGTTTGAGCAACCAAAGAAAAGGG ATAAAGGATAGCAAAGACTGTCTGAAGATGAGAGGCGTTGATTCTCTGAGGGTGAACCGCAGATAG